TTCGTGGGTGATGACACCAGCGCCAGCACAATGCTCACACTCTTCACCGAAGACTTCGAGCAGACCAGTACCCATACGCTTACGGGTCATCTGGACCAAGCCCAATGAGGTAACTTCTGCTACCTGGTGCTTGGTGCGATCACGGCCCAAGCACTCAACCAAACGACGCAAGACGAGATCTCGGTTTGATTCCAAGACCATATCGATGAAGTCGATGACGATGATGCCACCGATATCACGCAGGCGCAGCTGACGAACAACTTCTTCAGCAGCCTCCAAGTTATTCTTGGTGACAGTTTCTTCAAGGTTGCCGCCGGAACCGGTGAACTTACCAGTGTTAACGTCAATCACGGTCATCGCTTCGGTGCGGTCAATGACCAGCGATCCACCCGATGGCAAGTAGACCTTGCGATCTAGAGCCTTAGCGATCTGTTCATCTACACGGTAGTTAGCGAAGATATCCTGGTCGGACTCCCACTTCTCCAAGCGACCCATCAAGTCTGGGGCCACGTACATGACATAGGCCTCAATGGTGTCCCAAGCGTGTTCACCCGAAACGATGAGCTTGGTGAAGTCTTCATTGAAGACATCACGCACGACCTTGATGGTCAAATCTGGTTCCGAGTACAACAGCTCTGGAGCCAAAGTCTTGGTGGAGTTCGCCTGCTCTTCAATACCTTCCCACTGCGCACGCAGTCGGTTGATATCGTTGGTCAGCTCTTCTTCCGAAGCACCTTCAGCGGCGGTACGAACAATTACGCCGGCGTTTTCAGGCAGGTGATCCTTCAGGATCTTCTTCAAGCGCTGACGTTCAACGTCGGGTAGCTTGCGGGAGATACCGGTCATGGATCCACCTGGTACGTAGACCAAGTAGCGTCCTGGCAAGGAGATCTGGCTGGTCAGGCGGGCGCCCTTGTGGCCCACTGGGTCCTTGGTGACCTGAACAAGTACCGAGTCGCCGGCCTTCAGCGCATTTTCAATGCGTCGTGGCTGGCCTTCAAGGGCTGCAATATCCCAATTAACTTCACCGGCGTACAACACGGCATTACGTCCGCGTCCAATGTCAACGAAGGCAGCCTCCATCGATGGAAGGACGTTCTGCACCTTGCCAACGTAAACGTTGCCGATCAGCGAATCTTGTTGAGTCTTCGAAACGAAGTGCTCAGCCAGTACACCGTCTTCGAGGACACCGATCTGAATGCGGTCTTCACGCTGACGCACGATCATCTTGCGTTCAACGGATTCACGGCGAGCCAAGAACTCGGCCTCAGTGATGACCTGACGGCGACGCCCGGTTTCACGCGATTCACGACGGCGCTGGCGCTTAGCTTCCAGACGGGTCGAGCCGCGGACCGAAGTCACCTTGTCACTGACCGGACCGTGGCTATCGAAGCTGCCACGCGGGGCGCGTACACGGGTGATCGTGTTTGGTGGATCGTCCTGTGAGCCACCCTCAAGTTCCAGGTCGGCATCCCCACGGCGACGACGACGGCGACGGCGTGAGGTCACGTCTTCGCTCTCGGATTCGGTGCTTCGGTTGCGCACTGGCTCTTGCTTTTTAGCCACTGCCTGCGCCAAGACTGCTTGAGCAGTTTCTGGTACGGCAAATGGATTCAAGATCATGGAGCTACCGTGCTCAGCGAGCAACTGGCCGGTGTGATCCTCCACGGTTTGGGCAGTACTAGTCGCTGCATCGGAAGAGTCTGCGACCGCATTCGCGGCTTGCGCAGTGCGATCATCTACAGATTCTTGCTTAGTCGCTGCCTGTTCGACTGCTTCGTCGCTGGCAGCGTGACGTGCAACCTGTGCACGGCGTTCTGCCTGACGGCTGGCACGCTGGGTGGAGTCAGGGGTAGCAACCTGGGTCCGACGAGTGGCTCGCCAGCGGTAAGGGCTTTCTTCAACACCTGCTGCGGCGTTGAGTTCTGCCAAGGTCATGGCGCGGCGTAGTGGCCGTGCTGGGGTGGTGGAAACGCTGGTACGACGGGCTCGCGTGGAACGGTTGCCTCGCTTATTTCCTTGCGCCCCACCCTTTCGTTGATTTGCTGCGCTCATTTAAATTCGCATACTCCTACTATGTCCCGCTTTGGCATCCTCCACAGACGGCGCCGTAGCTGAAACTACAATCATCACGTGTCCCTTGGCCGACATCTTTAAATCGGCCAAACACAAAAGCTCGCTATTTTCCGCAAGAGTGCCACTAGCTCATTTCACTAAGCCGGATGCAATTCCTGCGGATCAACGTAACTATGAAAACCGGCTGCTTTCCTTTGCAGCCCTACGATCCGCGGTATTCCCTCGGGAGGCGCACATATTGGGCACTCAACCGAAGCGATGCATCGCCAGGCGATCTGTTGTTTCAAAAGTCTGTCGTCGGGTTGAAAGCAGACTGTGGATCCGCGAACAACCATTCCCATTCTCTCATATTTAGTTCATACCTTGTTCACTGCTTCTCATCAGTTGCACAGAATTGCTTTCTAAGATGAAAAAGCTCCAAGCGGAATCTCCCGCTTTCCTACAAATTTATGGAATAGTCGAAACATGGTTTCATCAGTAGAAAAGAGCCACACTCCGGGCGTGTTGCCGTGGTGGGCCAAGGACCGCGGTTTCGGCCTGCTTCTCATTGCGACAGGGTTCATTTCTTGGCTCGCTGCCGGAAAACTTGTTCTGGAACGCATTGAGCTTTACAAGAATCCCGACTACATCACCAGCTGTGATATCAATCCTTGGATTTCTTGTGGCACGGTGATGAAGTCTGCACAGGCCGGAATTTTTGGATTCCCTAATCCATTCTTAGGCATCGTCTGCTTCGCTATCGTTGTCACCATCGGCATGATGCTTCTGGCCGGCGCTTCTAAGCTTCAGCGTTGGTTCTGGATTTGCTTCCAGGTTGGTATCACGGCTGCCATGGGCTTGGTTATCTGGTTCTGGTCACAGGCTCTCTATGAGATCAATGCTTTGTGCCCTTATTGCATGATCGTATGGGCGATGACCATACCTCTGTTTGTCTTCACGACA
The nucleotide sequence above comes from Glutamicibacter sp. B1. Encoded proteins:
- a CDS encoding vitamin K epoxide reductase family protein encodes the protein MVSSVEKSHTPGVLPWWAKDRGFGLLLIATGFISWLAAGKLVLERIELYKNPDYITSCDINPWISCGTVMKSAQAGIFGFPNPFLGIVCFAIVVTIGMMLLAGASKLQRWFWICFQVGITAAMGLVIWFWSQALYEINALCPYCMIVWAMTIPLFVFTTARNFITGVIPASVGVKKFFAEWSWIVTAIIWVLVAASVVLRFPNAFFG
- a CDS encoding Rne/Rng family ribonuclease — translated: MSAANQRKGGAQGNKRGNRSTRARRTSVSTTPARPLRRAMTLAELNAAAGVEESPYRWRATRRTQVATPDSTQRASRQAERRAQVARHAASDEAVEQAATKQESVDDRTAQAANAVADSSDAATSTAQTVEDHTGQLLAEHGSSMILNPFAVPETAQAVLAQAVAKKQEPVRNRSTESESEDVTSRRRRRRRRGDADLELEGGSQDDPPNTITRVRAPRGSFDSHGPVSDKVTSVRGSTRLEAKRQRRRESRETGRRRQVITEAEFLARRESVERKMIVRQREDRIQIGVLEDGVLAEHFVSKTQQDSLIGNVYVGKVQNVLPSMEAAFVDIGRGRNAVLYAGEVNWDIAALEGQPRRIENALKAGDSVLVQVTKDPVGHKGARLTSQISLPGRYLVYVPGGSMTGISRKLPDVERQRLKKILKDHLPENAGVIVRTAAEGASEEELTNDINRLRAQWEGIEEQANSTKTLAPELLYSEPDLTIKVVRDVFNEDFTKLIVSGEHAWDTIEAYVMYVAPDLMGRLEKWESDQDIFANYRVDEQIAKALDRKVYLPSGGSLVIDRTEAMTVIDVNTGKFTGSGGNLEETVTKNNLEAAEEVVRQLRLRDIGGIIVIDFIDMVLESNRDLVLRRLVECLGRDRTKHQVAEVTSLGLVQMTRKRMGTGLLEVFGEECEHCAGAGVITHEEPVESRRTFNSAGEPHTKKFNEKPSRNSRRRRGGEKDEAKSVAKQENTTGGEKDEATRNALASIAAASHLEPHVENAVSIDGEQIPVVKANAPVNADVSVTLEALEAALPGKDEETQEGNETTRKPRRRSRSRGRNRSQSDAETQAVNAEEADQSVNEQPVVAEVVEDEPKAAVQQPRKRSRRASRPQGSAASSTQEQPVLTGLAMPASSAEVIAQTQGPATTSVTASAVAPQSSTKPKRRSRRATSAQGDANAEVLVAEVSAATGSVVHMDVSSSQNEKPAEPAGQPVMFGVGVPVRELK